The genomic DNA TCTGGTGGACAAACGCCTTCAAGTGAATATGTAAAACCCATATCTTCGGGATTGTATTTTCAGTGTCTGCCGCCCATGGAGGCAATCATGAATCCGATAAGCGCTCCATACAGTGTTGATCCCCATGGACTTGACGTTATCGGACAGGCTCCGCTCGAGCATCCGATGAACTTATAG from bacterium includes the following:
- a CDS encoding DUF6132 family protein; its protein translation is MRARRRNSMLRMILGPLVGGILGFAYYKFIGCSSGACPITSSPWGSTLYGALIGFMIASMGGRH